The Nostoc sp. NIES-3756 DNA window CGAAACGCCCTTCGGCAACTTTATAAGACTTGTGTGTACACCGCAGCCTCATCCCCCTCATCCTCTTCATCTCTCCAATCCTTCCCCTGCAAACGGAGACTCAAATGACAACAACGACTGACCCCGATTTTGGCCCACGGGAGGCGTTGCGCCTACTTGGCCCCTTTCCTGATAACTGGGTTCCTGACCGCCCTGGTGTTGACCACAATGTCACTATCGTAGGTGGGAGTGGTAGTGGTAGCGTTTTTGCATTTGCACTGCGACGTGCGGGTATTGGACGTGTAACGGTAATTGATGCGGCCGAAGATGAAGCCCATGCTGGTGTATGGCTCACACGGGCGCGGATGAATAAACTCCGCACACCAAAGAACTTGCCAGGCCCGGAATTAGGCATTCAGGCGTTGTCATTTCAGGCTTGGTATGAGGCTCGGCATGGTGTTGAGGCTTACGCAGCAATTGACCGCATTCCCCGTGTGCTTTGGGCTGAATACCTTAGTTGGTATCGGCGATTCCTTGATATTCAAGTACGTTACAAGACACGGTTGGTGAGAGTTGAGCCTACAACAGATTTCTTGCGTCTCCATTTGGAAGTGAACGGTGTGCCAACGGTGGAAACCACGCGCAAGATTATCTTCGCTAACGGTGTAGCTGGTACTGGTGGGGCATTTATACCACCTGTATTAGCATCTCTGCCACGTACTTTATACGCCCATACGTCTGACGAGATTGACTTCACTGCACTACGCGGTAAAACTGTAGCGGTGTTGGGTGCTGCGGCCTCGGCTTTTGATGCGGCTGGGGTAGCTTTGGAATCAGGAGCGAAAGAAGTACACTTATTTGCACGGCGTTCAGAAATTGCATCGCTACCAATCAATCGTGTACGGGGCTATGCTGGGGTTTATGATAACTATCCGCAGCTACCTGATTCAGCCCGTTGGTTTCAAGCTTGGCGCTTTCGCCAAGTCGGCTCTACACCACCACCGGATGCTATTGACCGTGTAGTCGCCTTCCCCAACTTCCATCTACACCTATCCGCACCGTGGAGAGTAGCGCAAGAGCAGAATGATCGCATCGTCGCCCAGGTAAATGATGATACTTTTCAATTTGACTTTGCGATCGCAGGTACAGGCTACTTTGTTGACCCAACAAAGCGACCAGAACTAGCAGACTTTGCTCATCATATTGCCCTGTGGCGCGATCGCTACGAACCACCAGCCGACCAGCGTGACGATGAACTCAGTACTTACCCTTATCTTGGTAGCGCCCATGAATACCAAGAAAAGATTCCTGGTAGCGCACCTTTCCTAAAAGATATTCATGTCTTCAACCCTGCTGGTTTCGTTAGCTTTGGTCTACCCATCGGCGATATACCCAGCATCCGGCGTGACATACCCGCAATAGTAGGACGTATCAGCCACGACTTATTCGTCGCTGACTGGGCGCTACACGAAGCCCGTATAACTAGCAACGACATTGCTCCAGACTTCGATGCTTCACGCTACGCAGATGCACTGTGGAAACAGCCAGCAACTTTAGCGGTTAGTTGATAGTGGACAGTTGACAGTTATTTTTCTCCTCATCTCCCCCACTCATAACCAGGAGTCAAAACTATGCCCGTCGAACAACGCCCCCAAGACAATAACAATGGTTCCTTGCCTTATCTTTTTGCGCCTGCTGCTAATGATGTGAGTAAACCCGCGCCTCTGGTATTGTTTTTGCATGGAGCGCGCGATCGCGGAACCGATCTAAATGTCCTACTAAAGTGGGGTTTACCTCGTTTCGTGGATTCCTCATCTGCATTACCTTACTTCTTTGCCGCGCCTCAGCTACCAGAAGGACAGACTTGGGTAGACAGAGAAGCTGATGTTATTGCTT harbors:
- a CDS encoding FAD-dependent oxidoreductase — translated: MTTTTDPDFGPREALRLLGPFPDNWVPDRPGVDHNVTIVGGSGSGSVFAFALRRAGIGRVTVIDAAEDEAHAGVWLTRARMNKLRTPKNLPGPELGIQALSFQAWYEARHGVEAYAAIDRIPRVLWAEYLSWYRRFLDIQVRYKTRLVRVEPTTDFLRLHLEVNGVPTVETTRKIIFANGVAGTGGAFIPPVLASLPRTLYAHTSDEIDFTALRGKTVAVLGAAASAFDAAGVALESGAKEVHLFARRSEIASLPINRVRGYAGVYDNYPQLPDSARWFQAWRFRQVGSTPPPDAIDRVVAFPNFHLHLSAPWRVAQEQNDRIVAQVNDDTFQFDFAIAGTGYFVDPTKRPELADFAHHIALWRDRYEPPADQRDDELSTYPYLGSAHEYQEKIPGSAPFLKDIHVFNPAGFVSFGLPIGDIPSIRRDIPAIVGRISHDLFVADWALHEARITSNDIAPDFDASRYADALWKQPATLAVS